One stretch of Siphonobacter curvatus DNA includes these proteins:
- a CDS encoding MGH1-like glycoside hydrolase domain-containing protein: MRQYLISGMLACLSLSTFAQHVLTDQSLQKYVTAFNAADEEAVKNYVPNAQSQAWLCQNIPYFDSPDSVLTQLYYYRWWAFRKHLKQTPDGFIFTEFITPVKHAGKHNAISSALGHHVYEGRWLRNPQYIDEYISFWLYVDPKHTVQRFHSFSSWLADAVYQRYLVNTDEAFVRKVTPALAADYRRWESERQLPNQLFWQHDVKDAMEESISGGRKVKNVRPTINSYMYGNAKALAALGQLLKNDTLRETYLQKALQLKQLTQQTLWNDADQFFEVKLENGTFANAREAIGFIPWYFNLPDDSPKYAAAWKQLGDTTGFKAPWGLTTAERRHPGFRTHGSGHGCEWDGPLWPFATTQTLKALSHFLTDYQHNKTVSRAQFFDELRRYADSHVMNGKLYLGEYQDEKNGEWLKGDDPRSKFYNHSGFADLVINDLIGLKPRSDDTLEIKPLLEEKRWDWFCLDRVPYHGKTLTILWDKTGKKYGKGKGFRVWADGKEVYHGKQLKAIQTRL, encoded by the coding sequence ATGCGTCAGTACCTAATTAGCGGAATGCTCGCTTGTCTGAGTCTAAGCACCTTCGCTCAACACGTATTAACGGATCAGTCTCTTCAGAAATACGTAACGGCCTTCAACGCGGCTGACGAAGAGGCCGTGAAAAACTACGTTCCCAACGCCCAGTCGCAGGCCTGGCTTTGCCAAAACATTCCGTACTTCGATAGTCCCGATTCCGTACTTACGCAGCTGTATTACTATCGCTGGTGGGCCTTCCGCAAACACCTCAAGCAAACGCCCGACGGATTCATTTTCACGGAATTCATTACGCCAGTGAAACACGCCGGAAAGCACAATGCCATCAGTAGTGCCCTGGGACACCACGTGTACGAAGGCCGCTGGCTCCGCAATCCGCAGTACATCGACGAGTACATTTCCTTCTGGCTGTACGTCGATCCCAAGCATACCGTACAGCGGTTCCATTCCTTCAGCAGCTGGCTCGCCGACGCCGTGTACCAGCGGTATCTGGTCAATACAGACGAGGCTTTTGTTCGGAAAGTTACCCCCGCTCTGGCTGCTGACTACCGTCGCTGGGAGTCGGAGCGGCAATTGCCCAATCAGCTCTTCTGGCAGCACGACGTAAAAGATGCCATGGAGGAATCCATCAGTGGGGGGCGGAAAGTGAAAAACGTACGGCCCACCATCAACAGTTACATGTACGGCAACGCCAAAGCCCTGGCCGCTCTGGGGCAATTGCTGAAAAACGATACGCTGCGAGAAACCTATCTGCAAAAAGCCTTGCAACTGAAGCAATTGACGCAGCAGACCTTGTGGAACGACGCCGATCAATTTTTCGAGGTGAAACTGGAAAACGGAACCTTTGCCAATGCCCGCGAAGCCATCGGATTCATTCCCTGGTACTTCAATCTGCCCGACGATAGTCCTAAATACGCCGCCGCCTGGAAACAGCTTGGCGATACGACTGGATTTAAGGCCCCCTGGGGTCTGACCACGGCCGAACGCCGCCATCCCGGTTTCCGGACGCACGGTTCGGGACACGGTTGCGAGTGGGACGGTCCACTCTGGCCCTTCGCCACGACGCAAACCCTGAAAGCCCTGTCGCATTTTCTGACGGATTACCAGCATAATAAAACCGTCAGCCGAGCTCAATTCTTCGATGAATTACGCCGATACGCGGATTCGCACGTCATGAACGGCAAGCTATACCTCGGTGAATATCAGGATGAAAAGAACGGGGAATGGCTGAAGGGCGACGATCCCCGCAGTAAATTCTACAACCACTCCGGGTTCGCGGATCTGGTCATTAACGATTTGATTGGACTGAAACCCCGCTCGGACGATACGCTGGAAATCAAACCACTCCTCGAAGAAAAACGATGGGACTGGTTCTGCCTGGACCGGGTGCCCTACCACGGCAAAACGCTGACGATTCTCTGGGATAAAACCGGAAAAAAATACGGCAAAGGCAAAGGTTTCCGGGTATGGGCCGATGGCAAGGAAGTCTACCACGGAAAACAGTTGAAAGCCATTCAGACCCGGCTTTAA
- a CDS encoding glycoside hydrolase family 95 protein has protein sequence MKLRIFLLLLLGYTAQAQSYQLWYTKPAVKWTDALPLGNGRLGAMVFGGIENDRIQFNESTLWTGEPRAHARSGAAAYLPEIRKLLAEGKQKEAEQLAEAHFMGLKSNEGRKEEWLASVKAGKGVQGNPAEAAYDDSDWKTMPVPAYEGWETVGFEGLDGAVWFRTTFTLPVNWQRKALTLDLNRVRDYDVTYVNGKLVGTTNSTEPRKYQIPADILKPGKNVLAIQVINYFDKGGIAGYKDTTRHLALYPANSSEKLSLNGNWKYFIQNSEAPAVPHYQADYQPFGNLNLTFKNLTNSTDYRRELNLNEAVARTQFKVADVTYTREYLTSQPKGVLAIHLTASQPGRISLTAALSSPHAKYSVRKIDEQTLALAVQVRNGALRGESYLRVETKKGTRRIESNQVVIEGADEVTLYLTAATNFVNYQNVSGNPVAACEQTMQRVTGQTYAQIRQEHLREYQPYYQKFSVELGANTDQKLPTDQRLARFSDAPDPSFMALYMQYGRYLLISSSRPGGQPTNLQGLWNDLLAPPWGSKYTTNINLEMNYWPAEVLNLSAQHEPLFRMMDELAQTGTQTAKLHYNARGWVLHHNTDLWRGTAPINASNHGIWVTGAGWLSQHVWEHFQYTQDLGFLKNRAYPLMKQAALFFTGFLVKDPKTGWLISTPSNSPENGGLVAGPTMDHQIIRTLFRNCIQASERLRTDETFRKTLQTQLQQLAPNQIGRYGQLQEWLEDKDDTTNHHRHVSHLWGVHPGDDISWEKTPDVMKAARQSLLYRGDEGTGWSLAWKINFWARFREGEHALQLVKMLLRPVSGAGGSYVNLFDAHPPFQIDGNFGGSAGMAEMLLQSHSSGIDLLPALPAVLAEGNLRGIRARGGFELDFSWKQGKLTTVTVRSLAGQPCVLQYGSKEVKFTTEKGKAYTFNGKLEKQK, from the coding sequence ATGAAATTACGCATTTTCTTACTGTTATTGCTGGGATACACGGCTCAGGCTCAGTCGTATCAGTTGTGGTACACCAAGCCCGCCGTCAAGTGGACAGACGCCTTGCCGCTGGGGAATGGGCGACTGGGAGCCATGGTCTTCGGAGGGATCGAGAACGATCGCATTCAGTTCAACGAGTCCACGCTATGGACGGGTGAACCGCGTGCCCACGCCCGGTCCGGAGCGGCGGCGTATTTGCCCGAAATCCGCAAATTACTGGCCGAAGGCAAGCAGAAAGAAGCCGAGCAATTAGCCGAAGCCCATTTCATGGGACTGAAAAGTAACGAGGGCCGCAAGGAAGAATGGCTGGCGTCGGTGAAGGCGGGCAAGGGCGTACAAGGAAATCCGGCGGAAGCGGCCTATGACGATTCGGACTGGAAAACCATGCCCGTACCCGCCTACGAAGGTTGGGAAACGGTAGGCTTCGAAGGCCTGGACGGAGCCGTCTGGTTTCGGACCACGTTTACCTTACCCGTAAACTGGCAGAGAAAAGCCCTGACGCTCGACCTCAACCGCGTTCGCGATTACGATGTTACCTACGTCAATGGAAAATTGGTGGGGACGACGAACAGTACCGAACCTCGTAAGTATCAGATTCCCGCCGATATACTGAAACCCGGCAAGAATGTACTGGCCATTCAGGTGATCAATTACTTCGACAAAGGCGGGATTGCGGGGTACAAGGATACGACTCGTCATTTGGCTCTGTACCCGGCTAATAGCTCCGAGAAGCTTTCCCTGAACGGTAACTGGAAGTATTTTATCCAGAACAGCGAAGCGCCCGCCGTACCCCACTATCAGGCCGATTATCAGCCGTTTGGTAATCTCAACCTGACCTTCAAAAATCTAACGAACTCAACGGATTATCGTCGCGAACTGAACCTGAATGAGGCAGTAGCCCGGACGCAGTTCAAGGTAGCCGACGTGACCTACACCCGCGAATACCTGACGAGTCAGCCGAAAGGCGTACTGGCGATTCACCTGACGGCCAGTCAGCCGGGACGCATCAGTTTGACGGCGGCTCTGAGCAGTCCACATGCCAAGTATAGCGTACGGAAAATCGACGAACAAACGCTGGCTCTGGCCGTACAGGTACGAAACGGAGCCCTTCGCGGGGAAAGTTACCTGCGAGTGGAAACGAAGAAAGGGACCCGTCGCATCGAGTCGAATCAAGTGGTGATCGAGGGAGCCGACGAAGTGACGCTGTACCTGACGGCGGCTACGAATTTCGTTAATTATCAGAATGTTTCGGGGAATCCGGTGGCCGCCTGTGAACAAACGATGCAGCGGGTAACCGGACAAACCTACGCTCAAATACGACAGGAACACCTGCGGGAATACCAGCCTTATTACCAGAAGTTTTCGGTGGAACTGGGGGCTAACACTGACCAGAAACTGCCGACCGATCAGCGACTGGCCCGCTTTTCGGACGCACCTGATCCTTCATTCATGGCTCTGTACATGCAGTACGGACGGTATCTGCTGATTTCCAGTTCCCGACCGGGCGGACAACCCACCAATTTGCAAGGACTCTGGAACGACCTGCTGGCTCCCCCCTGGGGCAGCAAGTACACGACCAACATCAACCTCGAAATGAACTACTGGCCGGCCGAGGTACTCAACCTGTCGGCCCAGCACGAGCCGCTGTTTCGGATGATGGATGAACTCGCCCAGACGGGTACGCAAACGGCGAAGCTCCATTACAACGCTCGGGGCTGGGTTTTGCACCACAATACGGATCTGTGGCGGGGAACGGCTCCCATCAATGCCTCCAATCACGGCATCTGGGTAACGGGAGCCGGCTGGCTGAGTCAGCACGTATGGGAACATTTTCAGTATACCCAGGATCTGGGTTTTCTGAAAAATCGTGCGTATCCGCTGATGAAACAGGCCGCTCTGTTTTTTACGGGTTTCCTGGTAAAAGACCCAAAAACGGGCTGGCTGATCAGTACGCCTTCTAACTCGCCCGAGAACGGTGGGTTAGTCGCCGGGCCCACGATGGATCATCAGATCATTCGCACCCTGTTTCGAAACTGCATTCAGGCCAGCGAACGCCTGCGTACGGACGAAACCTTCCGCAAAACCCTGCAAACCCAACTCCAGCAACTGGCCCCCAATCAAATCGGGCGGTACGGGCAATTACAGGAATGGCTGGAAGACAAGGACGATACGACCAATCATCACCGCCACGTATCGCACCTCTGGGGCGTACATCCGGGCGATGACATTAGCTGGGAAAAAACGCCCGACGTGATGAAGGCTGCCCGGCAGTCGCTGCTGTACCGGGGCGACGAAGGAACGGGCTGGAGTCTGGCCTGGAAAATCAATTTCTGGGCTCGTTTTCGCGAGGGCGAACACGCTCTGCAACTTGTCAAAATGCTGCTGCGTCCGGTATCTGGAGCGGGTGGTTCGTACGTCAATCTCTTCGATGCTCACCCGCCGTTTCAGATCGATGGCAACTTTGGTGGCTCGGCGGGAATGGCTGAAATGCTGCTGCAAAGCCATAGTTCTGGTATTGATCTGTTGCCCGCTTTGCCCGCAGTACTGGCCGAGGGAAACCTGCGGGGAATCCGGGCCAGGGGTGGTTTTGAGCTGGATTTTTCCTGGAAACAGGGCAAGCTGACGACGGTAACGGTCCGTTCGCTGGCCGGGCAGCCCTGCGTTTTGCAGTATGGCTCGAAAGAAGTGAAGTTCACGACGGAAAAGGGCAAAGCCTATACCTTCAACGGCAAGCTGGAAAAGCAGAAGTAA
- a CDS encoding alpha-d-galacturonidase encodes MHRFFLFLSLLFAFHIQGQAQQKLTLVLPSKSPERVSFGAEKLQQKLQAAGYQVTLVRKDQLKADPSQIRIGIAGDVLVQSVTEKSGKEGFVLHKEKGQPWFIKGSDASGALYGCLELASRLQPQLPETLHLTDQPEMVLRGTCIGIQKPYYLPGRTVYEYPYTPETFPWFYDKELWIQYLDMMVENRYNSLYLWNGHPFASLVKLKEYPYAVEVDDATFKKNEEMFRFLTQEADKRGIWVIQMFYNILLSKPFAEKHNLKTQDRERPITPLMADYTRKSITAFVAKYPNVGLLITLGEAMEGVGQDDVDWFTKTIIPGVQDGLKTIGQKTEPPIVLRAHDTDAPRVMKSALPLYKNLYTMAKFNGEALTTYTPRGKWAELHRTLSNIGTVHIENVHILANLEPFRYGSADFVQKSVQAMHNVYGANGLHLYPQASYWDWPYAADAAPKRLLQVDRDWIWYQTWARYAWKANRDRAGEVAYWGHELAQKYGLPLEKGKAVLEAYEQTGEISPKLLRRYGITDGNRQTLTLGMLMTQLINPWRYGLFTLLYESEAPEGEMIIEYAEKEAKQEKHLGETPIRVAEEVVEHGKKAVRAIDEATPAVTKDQEEFKRLRNDVYAQNAMAQFYADKARAAVAVLRYKYSGKVEDLEKALPLLKSSVAHYAELTKLTKDTYLYANSMQTAQRKIPMRGVNATYKNWYEMLPVFEKELRTFERKIDSLKAHTGATAQQRLAFKPATVQLTNASYFPVKAGESIYADTLAKIVALTPELKDLKGLKMSKKQQRSERTTLTFRTDKLVKLLVGFYNEKNPAYLWAPELETDASANDYGQAEIKISNAIQIEGFPPVHVHAFTFAPGNHTLHLGRGQCVLLGFVEGAQEIPVFDGGLAGNQKNIDWLFE; translated from the coding sequence ATGCATCGATTCTTTCTATTCCTTTCCCTTCTTTTTGCTTTCCATATTCAGGGGCAGGCTCAGCAAAAACTGACCCTGGTATTGCCGTCGAAAAGCCCGGAACGGGTCAGCTTTGGAGCCGAAAAATTACAGCAGAAACTACAGGCGGCGGGCTATCAGGTCACCCTGGTCCGCAAGGATCAGCTAAAAGCCGACCCGTCACAAATTCGTATTGGAATTGCCGGTGACGTTCTGGTTCAGTCCGTTACCGAAAAAAGCGGCAAGGAGGGGTTCGTCCTGCACAAAGAAAAAGGGCAGCCCTGGTTCATCAAAGGCAGCGACGCTTCCGGAGCCCTGTACGGATGTCTGGAGCTGGCTTCCCGTCTGCAACCCCAACTACCCGAAACCCTGCATCTGACCGACCAGCCCGAAATGGTGCTGCGGGGTACCTGCATTGGCATCCAGAAACCGTACTATCTGCCGGGACGTACGGTGTATGAGTATCCGTATACGCCCGAAACGTTCCCTTGGTTTTACGACAAAGAGCTGTGGATTCAGTACCTGGATATGATGGTGGAAAACCGCTATAACTCCCTGTATCTCTGGAACGGCCACCCCTTTGCTTCCCTGGTGAAACTCAAGGAATACCCGTACGCCGTAGAAGTGGACGATGCGACGTTTAAAAAAAATGAAGAAATGTTCCGTTTCCTGACGCAGGAAGCGGATAAACGCGGCATCTGGGTGATTCAGATGTTTTATAACATTCTGTTGTCGAAACCATTCGCCGAAAAACATAACCTGAAAACGCAGGATCGGGAGCGACCCATCACGCCGCTCATGGCCGATTACACGCGGAAATCCATCACTGCTTTCGTGGCCAAGTACCCCAATGTTGGTTTGCTCATCACCCTGGGCGAAGCCATGGAAGGCGTAGGGCAGGACGATGTGGACTGGTTTACGAAGACCATCATTCCCGGCGTACAGGACGGTTTAAAAACGATTGGACAGAAAACCGAACCGCCCATTGTACTGCGGGCTCACGATACGGATGCTCCCCGCGTTATGAAATCAGCCTTGCCTTTGTACAAGAATCTGTACACGATGGCGAAATTTAACGGCGAGGCTCTGACGACGTATACTCCCCGGGGAAAGTGGGCCGAGCTGCACCGCACGTTGAGTAATATCGGTACGGTACACATTGAAAACGTCCACATTCTGGCCAATCTGGAGCCTTTCCGCTACGGTTCGGCGGACTTCGTGCAAAAGTCCGTACAGGCCATGCACAACGTTTACGGAGCCAATGGTTTGCACCTGTACCCGCAGGCTTCGTACTGGGACTGGCCCTACGCCGCTGATGCCGCACCCAAACGTTTGCTACAGGTCGACCGCGACTGGATTTGGTACCAGACCTGGGCTCGCTACGCCTGGAAAGCCAATCGCGATCGGGCGGGAGAAGTCGCGTATTGGGGCCATGAGCTGGCTCAGAAATACGGATTGCCGCTGGAAAAAGGCAAGGCCGTATTGGAAGCCTACGAACAAACGGGCGAGATTTCACCGAAATTGTTACGGCGGTACGGTATCACCGACGGCAACCGTCAAACGCTCACGCTGGGTATGCTGATGACGCAACTCATCAACCCCTGGCGGTACGGCCTCTTCACGCTGTTGTACGAATCGGAAGCTCCCGAGGGCGAGATGATCATTGAGTACGCGGAAAAAGAAGCGAAGCAGGAGAAGCACCTTGGAGAAACGCCGATTCGGGTAGCGGAGGAAGTGGTTGAACACGGAAAGAAAGCCGTGCGAGCCATTGACGAAGCGACGCCCGCCGTCACCAAAGATCAGGAAGAATTTAAGCGGTTACGAAACGATGTCTACGCACAGAACGCCATGGCTCAGTTTTACGCCGACAAAGCCCGGGCGGCTGTGGCGGTGCTACGCTACAAGTATTCCGGCAAAGTCGAGGATCTGGAAAAAGCCTTACCGCTGCTAAAATCGAGCGTGGCTCATTACGCGGAGCTAACGAAACTGACGAAAGATACTTATCTCTACGCCAACAGTATGCAAACGGCCCAGCGGAAAATTCCGATGCGGGGCGTCAACGCGACGTACAAAAACTGGTACGAAATGCTGCCCGTTTTTGAAAAGGAACTCCGGACCTTCGAACGGAAGATTGACTCGCTCAAAGCTCATACGGGGGCCACCGCTCAGCAGCGACTGGCTTTTAAACCCGCGACGGTCCAACTGACGAACGCCAGCTACTTCCCGGTAAAAGCGGGCGAAAGCATTTACGCCGATACGCTGGCAAAAATCGTCGCTCTGACGCCTGAACTAAAAGATCTGAAAGGCCTGAAAATGAGTAAGAAACAGCAGCGGTCGGAGCGTACCACGCTGACCTTCCGTACCGATAAGCTCGTGAAACTGCTAGTGGGTTTTTACAACGAAAAAAATCCGGCGTACCTGTGGGCACCCGAGCTGGAAACCGACGCCAGTGCCAACGATTACGGGCAGGCGGAAATCAAGATTTCCAACGCTATCCAGATCGAAGGCTTCCCGCCCGTACACGTACATGCGTTCACGTTTGCTCCCGGTAATCATACCTTACACCTGGGTCGGGGCCAGTGCGTACTGCTGGGTTTTGTGGAAGGGGCTCAGGAAATTCCGGTATTCGACGGCGGATTGGCCGGTAATCAAAAAAACATCGACTGGTTATTCGAATAA
- a CDS encoding glycoside hydrolase family 28 protein — MRTLLTVLTCVLIAGTTQAQQYFNVTAYGAKKDSSSLATQAIQKAIAAAVKEGGGTVYFPPGKYKTGPIHLKSNITIQIDAGAEIHFTDNFDAYLPMVESRWEGTDVTNFSPLFYANRAENIAITGRGLIDGHGKKWWAYSEIHVKNSPGSKWQDEFHRLNKDILRPDLPGWVERGFLRPPFIQFMHCKNVLIEGITIRNSPFWTVNPEFCENVTVTGVTINNPPSPNTDGINPESCRYVHISNCHISVGDDCITIKSGKDRAGRKMNVPAENHTITNCTMLSGHGGVVIGSEMSGGVKKIAISNCVFDGTDRGIRIKTARGRGGVVEDIRVDNIIMKNIRDQAIVLDMQYAKTDPEPVSERTPAFRNIHFSNITAEVNRAGYLNGLQEMPIENVSFTDLQIRAKTGFLIKAAKDVSFHNVKVSTQTGPAIEAENVQTLEVNAVKTYTPHADTPVLDLTNVRDAFITNAFPAAGTDVYLKIKGADSRNITLESNQFKGVKTPVWKSNEVREDVVRN, encoded by the coding sequence ATGCGAACACTTCTCACCGTATTGACCTGCGTACTGATCGCCGGAACGACGCAGGCTCAGCAGTACTTCAACGTGACGGCCTACGGAGCTAAAAAAGACAGCAGTTCCCTGGCGACGCAGGCCATTCAGAAAGCCATTGCCGCCGCCGTGAAGGAGGGCGGTGGCACCGTATACTTCCCCCCGGGGAAATACAAAACGGGACCGATTCACCTGAAAAGTAACATCACCATCCAGATCGACGCGGGTGCCGAAATCCACTTTACGGATAATTTCGACGCCTATTTGCCCATGGTCGAATCGCGTTGGGAAGGGACGGACGTAACGAATTTCTCGCCGCTTTTTTACGCCAACCGGGCCGAAAACATTGCCATTACGGGTCGCGGACTGATTGACGGGCACGGCAAAAAGTGGTGGGCGTATTCGGAAATACACGTCAAAAATTCGCCGGGTTCGAAGTGGCAGGATGAGTTTCACCGCCTCAACAAAGACATTCTGCGGCCCGATCTGCCGGGCTGGGTGGAGCGGGGTTTTCTGAGGCCTCCCTTTATACAGTTCATGCACTGCAAAAACGTACTGATCGAAGGCATCACCATTCGGAACTCGCCGTTCTGGACGGTTAATCCGGAATTCTGCGAAAACGTAACCGTCACGGGCGTTACGATTAACAATCCGCCTTCCCCCAATACGGACGGCATCAACCCCGAATCCTGCCGATACGTACACATTTCCAATTGCCACATCAGCGTGGGCGACGATTGCATCACCATCAAGTCGGGCAAGGACCGGGCGGGTCGCAAAATGAACGTTCCGGCCGAAAACCATACCATCACTAACTGTACCATGCTTTCGGGGCACGGCGGCGTGGTGATCGGCAGCGAAATGTCGGGTGGCGTGAAGAAAATCGCGATCTCCAACTGCGTATTCGACGGTACGGATCGGGGCATTCGGATCAAAACCGCTCGCGGCCGGGGGGGCGTGGTGGAAGACATTCGCGTGGACAATATCATCATGAAAAACATTCGGGATCAGGCCATTGTGCTCGATATGCAGTACGCCAAGACCGATCCCGAACCCGTTTCCGAGCGGACACCCGCCTTCCGGAATATTCACTTCAGTAACATCACCGCCGAGGTGAACCGGGCGGGTTATCTGAACGGATTGCAGGAAATGCCCATTGAAAACGTCAGCTTCACGGACCTTCAGATTCGGGCCAAAACCGGATTTCTGATCAAAGCAGCCAAAGACGTATCCTTTCATAACGTCAAGGTCAGTACCCAAACCGGTCCGGCCATTGAGGCCGAAAATGTACAGACGCTGGAAGTCAACGCGGTGAAGACCTACACACCACACGCTGATACACCCGTGCTGGACCTGACCAACGTTCGCGATGCCTTCATTACGAATGCCTTTCCAGCGGCCGGTACCGATGTATACCTGAAAATCAAGGGAGCCGATAGCCGGAATATCACGCTGGAAAGCAACCAGTTTAAAGGCGTAAAAACGCCCGTCTGGAAGTCGAACGAGGTGAGGGAAGATGTAGTACGGAACTAA